Genomic segment of Mucilaginibacter sabulilitoris:
TTTACCGTGAATGAGGTGATAAACATCGGCAGCAACATCCTCAAACGGCGGCGCCTGCTGCACCATTTCGTTGGTAATGCCGGTTAACGCGCTAATATAAATCGGGATCTCCCTGTGTGGATTTACCAGCGACTGGAAACGTTTTACCACTTTTTTGCCATCATGTATGCATATGGCAATTTCTGTTATGCCATTAGCGCTGGCATGTCCCCCGGTAGTCTCAATATCAACAATTGCATACATATTTCAAATGTAATACAAGTTTGCTAAATATTTTAGTGTTTTTTGGATTTTTTGGTGCGGAGTGCGGGGAGAGCGGAGTGTGAGTTAAAACTAAGAGTAGGCCTGTCATCCTGAGCTCGTCGAAGGATCGCACTTAGAGGCCACCCACCATGCTTCGACGGTGCTAAGCATGACAGCCAATGAAAAGACAAAGCCCGGAATATTATAGTGCCTGTTGCACAAGAAAGCATGAGGGCTAAAGTTAACGGGCAAATGACCAAAAGGTTGTTTGCCCGTTTCTGTTGAAGGGGAGCAGAGTCGCTATAAAGGCATTTGTAGTTCTGTGAAATCGAGTTATAAGATTATAAAACGGATTATCAAGACTCCCCGATGGTTTTGTTTTGCTATTTTTATTTGGCGAGGGCTTTAGCTTCAGTAGTTTTTTGAGGTTATAAGCAACGGCAGCCATAATCATACACTTGTTTGCCATCGCAATACCCTTTGTATTTACTTTTTTCATTCCGGTGAAATTGACCAGGGTACCTAATACCGGCTCGACGGTACCTTGCCTTACTTTCCGCATCTTCCGGCCTTTGCTGCTTTGTACACGCTGCTGCATCTGCCTGTATATATCCTTAATGGCAGACTCTCTGATGACCTTTGTACCTGTAGATGGATTGGTGCAGCTATCTTTGAGAGGACAAGTCGCGCAATCGCTAACCGAAGTTTTATAAAGCTTATGCAGGCCATTGCCTTTGGCTCTGAAATGTCGGAAGGTAAGGTATTTTCCCTGTGAACAGATATACCGGTCATGCTCTTTATCATAGGTGAACCCTTCCCTGTCATCTTTGTAGCCTGAGCGGTTGGGTATATACCCTTCGATCTGATGTTCGATCAACGCTAAGAGCCCCGGCTCACTGCTATAGCCTGAATCCGCCAGGACTTCATGCACTGTCAATCCATTCTCTTTAAGGGTGTTTACCGTCTGCGTTAATATCTCGGGGAGACATTGCCCATCGCCTTTATCGGCATGGAATGCTTGTATGTGGGTAATTACGTGATTTGAGGTATCCACACTCACCTGGCTTAGGTAATTTAAGGCCAATACTTTGCCCGGCTTGTAAGATATGCGGGCATCAGTGTCGGATGGGCTTACCCTGGCTTGATTTACCGGCTTGGGTTTTTGTTTGGCAGAAGCCTGGCTGGCTGAAAGATGATCAGGCAGGTGAATGATATTATCCGAAGATAGCTTTTCAGTGTGTGCATCCAACTCCTTGCCATAGCCTGCAGCATCATCCAATATCTGACGTTCGACCACACTGGACAGGGCGGCATTGGCTTTCACCAGCACACTATCTACAGCCTGTCGCCGACCAGCGACCAAACCGTTATCGATACATTGTTTCAGTACCGTTTTGAAAATGGCAGTAAACGTTTCCTCCCCGTAAAGTTGGCGTGTCCGGCTCAGGGTGGAATGCCATGGTAGTTCTTCATCCAGGTCATAGCCGATAAAATAAAGAATATCCATGCGCATCCGTGATGTGATGATAATACGTCGGTCGCTATTCATGTTTTCCAGATAACCCACCAGCATCAGTTTAAAGAACACGACAGGGTCAATGCTCTTTTGGCCTTCGTTGCCATAATACTTCGCGGTCGAATCATAAAGGAAAGAGAGATCAAGTA
This window contains:
- a CDS encoding IS1182 family transposase; amino-acid sequence: MQGKKDYQEKLFIRFQLSDYVPADNFYRRLRSILDLSFLYDSTAKYYGNEGQKSIDPVVFFKLMLVGYLENMNSDRRIIITSRMRMDILYFIGYDLDEELPWHSTLSRTRQLYGEETFTAIFKTVLKQCIDNGLVAGRRQAVDSVLVKANAALSSVVERQILDDAAGYGKELDAHTEKLSSDNIIHLPDHLSASQASAKQKPKPVNQARVSPSDTDARISYKPGKVLALNYLSQVSVDTSNHVITHIQAFHADKGDGQCLPEILTQTVNTLKENGLTVHEVLADSGYSSEPGLLALIEHQIEGYIPNRSGYKDDREGFTYDKEHDRYICSQGKYLTFRHFRAKGNGLHKLYKTSVSDCATCPLKDSCTNPSTGTKVIRESAIKDIYRQMQQRVQSSKGRKMRKVRQGTVEPVLGTLVNFTGMKKVNTKGIAMANKCMIMAAVAYNLKKLLKLKPSPNKNSKTKPSGSLDNPFYNLITRFHRTTNAFIATLLPFNRNGQTTFWSFAR